In Staphylococcus lloydii, the following proteins share a genomic window:
- a CDS encoding bifunctional glycosyltransferase/CDP-glycerol:glycerophosphate glycerophosphotransferase: protein MNKLSVIITFYNKEDHILDCLESIKNQRNQNFNLIIVDDGSTDASANIVNETFKDSMQNINYITLETNQGHAYARNKALDEVETPYVMFLDADDQLASYAVEFYLSKVNGLDGLVAPVHKFSLEDKPQYIDKDKVRVKYLTQKSNTNSFLRKNTVCNILFKTAIIQAHHIRFNEDLNIYTDTSFIVDYIKYVEKFVRVLNFPFYFRGEVYDPFEGNALSSQDFIYTFEDYVNSYFDAISKTDNKKVKDFLTKKMKSKIKKGFDPSLKDIETRYNVLEKPLVEIVKYLKWDLLKDSKMLYNLEMLFLIMNSTDNAKFINNIRHVSRHVKNIMKKNKMKNRSKYLLFDKEENVDADTVIFESFGGKNYSDSPKYIYEYMQNHYPKLNYIWVFNNPKRNLIKGNAKKVEKGSEAYYEAYSKAKFWVTNARLPQYLNKKDNQEYIQTWHGTPLKRLGNDMKVVRMPGTTTSRYKKNFYSETIRWDHLVSPNRYSTEIFKSAFWMNEERVWEIGYPRNDVLVNRSNDEDFKNRLRKDLNIPEDKKIIMYAPTWRDDEFIKAGKYLFDLRINLENLQKELGDEYVVLLRMHYLISNALNLKGYEDFAIDVSNYNDISELYLITDALVTDYSSVMFDFGILKRPQFFFAYDIEKYDKGLRGFYMDYMNDLPGEIFTDEFKLAKELKNIDKHKALYKDKIEQFYEKFCSLETGEASRFIGNYIYDQSRLER, encoded by the coding sequence TTGAATAAATTATCTGTTATTATTACTTTTTACAATAAAGAAGATCATATTTTAGATTGTCTTGAAAGTATAAAAAACCAACGTAATCAAAATTTTAACCTTATTATTGTTGATGATGGTTCAACTGACGCATCAGCTAATATAGTAAATGAAACTTTTAAAGATAGTATGCAAAATATTAACTACATTACATTAGAAACAAATCAGGGCCACGCTTATGCTAGGAACAAGGCACTAGATGAAGTTGAAACACCCTATGTTATGTTCTTAGATGCTGACGATCAATTGGCAAGCTACGCCGTTGAATTTTATTTATCTAAAGTGAACGGACTAGATGGACTCGTTGCGCCTGTACATAAGTTTAGCCTTGAAGATAAACCCCAATATATTGATAAAGACAAGGTTAGAGTGAAATATTTAACTCAAAAATCAAATACTAATTCATTTTTGAGAAAGAATACTGTCTGTAATATTTTATTTAAAACGGCTATTATCCAAGCTCATCACATTAGATTTAATGAAGACTTAAATATATATACGGATACTTCGTTTATCGTGGATTATATAAAGTATGTTGAAAAATTTGTTAGGGTCTTAAATTTCCCATTTTATTTCAGAGGGGAAGTATATGATCCGTTTGAAGGTAATGCGCTTAGCAGTCAAGATTTCATTTACACTTTTGAAGACTATGTAAATAGTTATTTTGATGCAATTAGCAAAACGGACAATAAAAAAGTAAAAGACTTTTTAACTAAAAAAATGAAAAGTAAAATAAAAAAAGGTTTCGATCCATCATTAAAAGACATTGAAACGAGATACAATGTGCTTGAGAAACCGTTAGTAGAAATAGTTAAATATTTAAAATGGGACTTACTTAAAGATTCTAAAATGCTTTATAATTTAGAAATGTTGTTCTTAATTATGAATTCGACTGACAACGCTAAGTTTATAAACAACATTAGACATGTAAGTAGACACGTTAAGAACATTATGAAAAAGAATAAAATGAAAAACCGTTCTAAATACTTATTGTTCGATAAAGAAGAAAATGTTGATGCAGATACTGTAATTTTTGAATCGTTTGGCGGTAAAAACTACAGTGATAGCCCGAAATATATTTATGAATATATGCAAAATCACTACCCAAAATTAAATTATATTTGGGTCTTCAATAATCCCAAAAGGAATTTAATTAAGGGTAATGCTAAAAAAGTGGAAAAGGGTTCTGAAGCATACTATGAAGCATATTCTAAAGCGAAATTTTGGGTTACAAACGCCAGATTACCACAATATTTAAATAAAAAAGATAATCAAGAATATATTCAAACTTGGCATGGTACGCCATTGAAAAGATTAGGTAATGACATGAAGGTCGTTAGAATGCCTGGTACTACAACGTCTAGATATAAAAAGAATTTCTATTCTGAAACAATAAGATGGGATCATTTAGTTTCTCCTAATAGATATTCGACTGAAATTTTTAAATCTGCATTTTGGATGAATGAAGAAAGGGTATGGGAAATCGGGTACCCAAGAAATGACGTATTAGTTAATAGAAGTAATGATGAAGACTTTAAAAATCGTTTAAGAAAGGACTTAAATATTCCTGAAGATAAAAAAATCATTATGTATGCACCAACGTGGAGAGATGATGAATTTATTAAAGCGGGGAAATATTTATTTGATTTAAGAATCAACTTAGAAAATTTACAAAAAGAATTAGGCGACGAATATGTTGTTTTACTGCGTATGCATTATCTGATTTCTAACGCCTTAAACTTAAAAGGGTATGAAGATTTTGCCATCGATGTATCTAATTATAATGATATTTCTGAGCTCTATTTAATTACAGATGCACTTGTTACTGACTACTCTTCTGTAATGTTCGACTTTGGTATTTTAAAAAGACCTCAATTCTTCTTTGCTTATGATATTGAAAAGTATGATAAAGGCTTAAGAGGATTTTATATGGACTATATGAATGACCTACCAGGCGAAATATTTACAGATGAATTTAAGCTTGCAAAAGAACTTAAAAATATAGATAAACATAAAGCGCTATATAAAGATAAAATTGAACAGTTTTATGAAAAATTCTGTTCATTAGAAACAGGCGAGGCTTCTAGATTTATTGGAAATTATATTTACGATCAATCAAGGTTAGAACGTTAA
- a CDS encoding MFS transporter codes for MNNQKNNNTKMKWGFIGAVYAFMIVMMGTTLPTPLYPIYSDTFQLSPLMITIIYAVYALGVIGGLLVFGQLSDRIGRRYVLIPGIILSVISAVVFLLASNVGLLLLGRVISGLSAGLFTSTATATIVNLAPDNKKNQASTIASSVNMLGLGFGPLLCGVLAQYLPYALHLVFIVDIVLLVPAFIGIWLMPEPIQNKQSFHIKVQKLSVPRKIRGTFIYAVIPVFVGFSMLGLFTAISPNFLGEILNIQNKAIIGVTVFLVFCASTVGQLLFKQKSDYNVLILGSATLIVGVILVGISLPLSSYALLLIGAIVSGFGQAFSFRAGLSTVNSVAPSDKQAEITSAFFTIAYVAISIPVVGVGLLQLGLSVQGAGIVFSIIVVVLAIISLLLLLTNHNKSNQNKAK; via the coding sequence TTGAATAATCAAAAAAATAACAATACAAAAATGAAATGGGGATTCATCGGTGCAGTTTATGCTTTTATGATTGTTATGATGGGGACTACACTGCCAACGCCACTATATCCAATTTATAGTGACACATTTCAATTATCACCCTTAATGATAACAATTATTTATGCAGTTTATGCCTTAGGCGTAATTGGTGGTTTGTTAGTATTTGGTCAACTGTCAGATCGTATCGGCAGACGCTATGTACTTATTCCGGGTATTATTTTATCTGTAATTAGCGCCGTTGTTTTTCTCTTAGCATCTAACGTAGGTCTTTTATTATTAGGAAGAGTGATTTCTGGGCTTTCTGCAGGACTATTCACAAGTACGGCTACGGCAACCATTGTAAATTTAGCGCCGGACAATAAAAAGAACCAAGCCTCTACGATTGCAAGTAGTGTGAACATGTTAGGTTTAGGATTTGGTCCGTTACTTTGCGGTGTGTTGGCACAATATCTTCCGTACGCGCTACATTTAGTCTTTATCGTTGATATTGTCCTACTTGTACCTGCATTTATTGGAATTTGGTTGATGCCAGAACCTATTCAAAATAAGCAAAGTTTTCATATTAAAGTTCAAAAATTGAGCGTACCTCGTAAGATTAGAGGCACATTTATTTATGCAGTGATACCAGTGTTTGTAGGATTTTCAATGTTAGGTCTATTTACGGCAATCTCACCTAATTTTTTAGGGGAGATCTTGAATATTCAAAACAAAGCCATTATAGGGGTAACGGTATTTTTAGTATTCTGTGCTTCCACAGTAGGTCAGTTATTATTTAAGCAAAAGTCAGATTACAACGTGCTCATATTAGGTAGTGCGACATTGATTGTAGGCGTTATTTTAGTAGGCATATCATTGCCACTTAGTTCATACGCTTTATTACTAATTGGTGCAATTGTTTCAGGTTTCGGACAAGCGTTTAGTTTCCGTGCGGGTCTGTCTACGGTGAATAGTGTAGCACCATCTGATAAACAAGCCGAAATTACTTCAGCATTCTTTACTATTGCGTATGTAGCAATCTCTATACCAGTAGTTGGCGTAGGATTATTACAACTCGGACTTTCCGTTCAAGGCGCAGGTATTGTATTTAGTATTATTGTGGTTGTACTCGCTATTATTTCATTATTGCTATTACTTACTAATCACAACAAATCCAATCAAAATAAAGCAAAATAA
- the mmuM gene encoding homocysteine S-methyltransferase — protein MRLLDKLAQSGTVVLDGGLATTLESYGCDLNTSLWSSEVLRTEVEKIEQAHQDFTNAGADIVLTSTYQASFPTFKKIGLSDQDIYKIYDNAIDSIKNATYDNQVIVGSLGPYGAYLSDGSEYTGAYDLTDEDYYQFHYQRIEALITRGIHDFVFETTPSFSEIKSIVETIIPQYGEENTFWISVTVNLDGDLSDGTPFETVVDYIQNHKESVPVFGINCSKVSAVNKAIDKGLTSLPQQVAIYPNGGATFDAETKTWSDNDEHEQLFETVPQWIEQGVKVVGGCCQVSPKDIARINKIT, from the coding sequence ATGCGCTTATTAGATAAATTAGCCCAATCAGGTACGGTCGTTTTAGACGGCGGTTTGGCTACGACATTAGAAAGTTATGGCTGTGATTTAAACACTTCGTTATGGTCTAGCGAAGTACTACGTACTGAAGTTGAAAAAATTGAGCAGGCACATCAAGATTTTACTAATGCCGGCGCAGATATTGTCTTAACGAGTACATATCAAGCTAGCTTTCCTACATTTAAAAAAATTGGCTTATCTGATCAGGATATTTATAAAATATATGATAATGCTATCGATAGTATTAAAAATGCGACATATGACAATCAAGTCATAGTTGGGAGCTTAGGACCATATGGCGCATATTTAAGTGATGGTTCTGAATACACAGGCGCATATGATTTAACTGATGAAGATTATTATCAGTTTCATTACCAAAGAATCGAAGCGTTAATAACTCGAGGTATTCATGATTTTGTTTTTGAAACGACGCCTTCGTTTTCAGAGATTAAATCCATCGTAGAGACAATCATTCCACAATACGGTGAGGAAAATACATTTTGGATTTCGGTTACGGTTAATTTAGATGGCGATTTGTCTGATGGTACACCATTTGAAACGGTGGTAGATTACATTCAAAATCATAAAGAGAGTGTGCCGGTGTTTGGTATTAATTGCTCTAAGGTAAGCGCGGTAAATAAAGCTATTGATAAGGGTCTAACTAGTCTGCCACAACAAGTTGCAATATATCCTAATGGGGGTGCAACATTTGATGCTGAGACTAAAACATGGTCTGATAATGATGAACATGAACAACTGTTTGAAACAGTGCCACAATGGATTGAGCAGGGTGTAAAAGTTGTTGGAGGTTGCTGCCAAGTAAGTCCTAAAGATATTGCTAGAATTAACAAAATAACTTGA
- a CDS encoding amino acid permease: MEKQNFKRAMKSRHIMLLSFGGVIGTGLFLSSGYTLQQAGPFGTVLSYVVGAILVYLVMLCLGQLAIKHPVTGGFHVYAAKYLHPSIGYVVAWFYWLCWTVALGSEFTAVGLLMQKWFPDIPVAIFSAVSIIFILIFNIISTRFYAEVEFYFSLVKVLTIIGFIVLGILVIVGLIHYDGYKGTDTIVNRFTNPVFPHGIASVFLTMLAVNYAFSGTELIGIAAGETEEPEKVIPKAIKATLWRLVVFFIGTMVIISVLIPSYQGKSLKSPFVVILQNIGVPYAGDIMNLVIITALLSAANSGLYAASRMIWSLSNEGTMPKWFGKLNKYHMPIRATIFSMIGGLLSLFSSIYAADTLYVVLVSLAGFAVVVVWMSICASYFQAKRIDTQLNIHISIPIAGFILCLISCVGMLFDTNQAPALYFGLPFAIIAVIFYFVKYHKKGEI; encoded by the coding sequence ATGGAAAAGCAAAATTTTAAGCGTGCGATGAAGTCGCGTCATATTATGTTATTAAGTTTTGGTGGTGTGATTGGGACAGGTCTATTTCTAAGTTCTGGTTACACTTTGCAACAAGCTGGCCCATTTGGTACGGTGCTATCTTATGTTGTTGGAGCAATACTGGTCTACCTTGTAATGCTATGTTTAGGTCAACTTGCGATTAAACACCCTGTAACAGGTGGATTTCATGTTTATGCTGCTAAATATTTACATCCCTCAATCGGTTACGTCGTGGCTTGGTTTTACTGGCTATGTTGGACGGTGGCACTTGGCTCTGAATTCACGGCGGTAGGGTTATTAATGCAAAAATGGTTTCCAGATATTCCAGTAGCTATATTTTCTGCAGTTTCAATTATATTTATTTTAATCTTTAATATTATTTCGACACGCTTTTATGCCGAAGTAGAATTTTATTTCTCATTAGTAAAAGTATTAACAATTATTGGGTTTATCGTGTTAGGTATTTTAGTCATAGTAGGTCTTATCCATTATGATGGCTATAAAGGTACTGATACAATAGTAAACCGTTTTACAAATCCTGTGTTCCCTCATGGTATAGCCTCAGTATTTTTGACGATGCTAGCAGTGAACTATGCATTTAGCGGTACTGAATTAATCGGAATAGCTGCAGGAGAAACGGAAGAACCGGAAAAGGTTATCCCTAAAGCAATTAAAGCTACTTTATGGCGTTTAGTTGTATTCTTTATTGGAACAATGGTTATTATTTCAGTATTGATACCGAGTTACCAAGGCAAATCTTTAAAAAGCCCCTTTGTGGTGATTTTACAAAATATCGGTGTACCTTATGCTGGTGATATTATGAACTTAGTTATCATTACGGCGCTTCTCTCTGCGGCTAATTCTGGTTTATATGCGGCTAGTCGAATGATTTGGAGTTTATCAAATGAAGGTACGATGCCTAAGTGGTTTGGGAAATTAAACAAATATCATATGCCGATAAGAGCAACGATATTTAGTATGATTGGTGGTTTATTATCGTTATTTTCGAGTATTTATGCGGCAGATACGCTTTATGTCGTGTTAGTTTCTTTAGCCGGTTTTGCGGTAGTCGTCGTCTGGATGAGTATTTGCGCATCATACTTTCAAGCGAAGCGGATCGATACACAATTGAACATACATATTTCAATCCCTATCGCAGGATTTATACTCTGCTTAATATCTTGTGTTGGGATGTTGTTCGATACTAACCAAGCACCCGCACTATATTTCGGTTTACCTTTCGCAATTATAGCGGTAATATTTTACTTCGTTAAATACCATAAAAAAGGAGAAATTTAA
- a CDS encoding DNA-3-methyladenine glycosylase family protein — translation MVETWHISMNDNRTQQLMNKDSVLASLIADIGDVNRNLRTDPLKSLIRSIVGQQITVKAAAAIFERLTQKINNEWSVDRISKLTQEDMVAIGLSKPKQQYLFNLIEHIKNNKLEFSQFDSLSNDDIIKQLTAVKGIGKWTAEVFLIFTMQREDVVPIDDVGLQRAAKRLYKVPDDNGKALLKKCQATWGAQATIGCLYLWAYIHKYNI, via the coding sequence ATGGTAGAAACTTGGCATATATCTATGAATGACAACCGGACGCAACAATTAATGAATAAAGATAGTGTATTAGCTTCATTAATTGCTGATATTGGTGATGTGAATAGAAATTTGAGAACAGACCCATTAAAGTCACTCATTCGCTCGATTGTAGGTCAACAAATTACAGTTAAAGCAGCAGCCGCCATTTTTGAGCGACTAACTCAAAAAATTAATAATGAGTGGTCAGTCGATAGGATTAGTAAGTTAACGCAAGAAGATATGGTAGCCATAGGATTATCTAAACCTAAACAGCAATATTTATTTAATCTTATTGAACATATTAAAAATAATAAACTCGAATTTAGTCAATTTGATAGCTTAAGTAACGACGATATTATTAAACAGTTAACTGCTGTAAAAGGCATTGGCAAATGGACGGCAGAAGTATTTTTGATTTTTACGATGCAAAGAGAGGATGTCGTACCCATTGACGATGTTGGATTACAGCGTGCGGCAAAGCGTTTATATAAGGTTCCAGACGATAATGGCAAAGCATTATTAAAAAAATGCCAAGCTACTTGGGGTGCCCAAGCAACAATTGGTTGTTTGTATTTATGGGCATATATTCATAAATACAATATTTAA
- the brnQ gene encoding branched-chain amino acid transport system II carrier protein — translation MMKNKLSIKENIFIGSLLFGLFFGAGNLIFPIHLGQAAGSNIVKADLGFLITAIGLPFLGIIAIGISKTTGIFEVVSRVNVKYAYIFTILLYLVIGPFYALPRLATTSFEIAFSPFISNSSMPLYLSIFSILFFFVAWFFSKKPSQILEYIGKFLNPVFLMLLGLLIVLAFIKPIGHISDAKISLDYENSALLKGFIDGYNTLDALAALAFGIIVVTTIKKLGVTNPSHIAKETVKSGTISILLMGVIYSLLAFMGTMSLGHFKMSENGGIALAQIAQYYLGDYGIILLSLIIIVACLKTAIGLITAFSETFSELFPKQNYLMFATVVSIISCVFANIGLTKIIAYSTPVLMFLYPLAITIILLTLFSSLFNHSKIVYQFTTYFTMVASFADGIKASPALIANTSFAHSIISFSEKYLPFFTMGMGWVTPALLGFIIGFTVYKFKKTHIKTA, via the coding sequence ATCATGAAAAATAAACTTAGTATTAAAGAAAATATCTTTATAGGATCGTTGCTATTCGGCTTGTTTTTCGGCGCTGGCAACCTTATATTTCCCATACATTTAGGACAAGCTGCCGGTTCAAATATTGTCAAAGCAGACTTAGGGTTCTTAATTACAGCCATTGGTTTACCTTTCTTAGGTATTATTGCAATCGGCATATCTAAAACAACTGGTATATTCGAAGTTGTTTCAAGAGTTAACGTTAAATACGCTTATATTTTTACAATTTTACTTTACTTAGTCATTGGCCCTTTTTACGCTTTGCCGAGGCTAGCGACAACATCATTTGAAATAGCATTTTCACCATTTATTTCAAATTCATCTATGCCACTGTATTTATCAATTTTTAGTATTTTATTCTTTTTTGTCGCATGGTTTTTCTCTAAAAAGCCATCACAAATTTTAGAATATATTGGCAAATTTTTAAATCCAGTTTTTTTAATGCTGTTAGGGTTACTTATCGTATTAGCATTTATTAAACCAATTGGTCACATTTCGGATGCTAAAATCAGTCTAGACTACGAAAACAGCGCACTCTTAAAAGGATTTATTGACGGTTATAATACGTTAGATGCTTTAGCAGCACTGGCTTTCGGTATCATCGTCGTTACCACGATTAAAAAACTTGGCGTAACAAATCCAAGTCATATTGCTAAAGAAACCGTTAAATCCGGTACAATTAGCATCCTTTTAATGGGTGTCATTTACAGTTTATTGGCATTTATGGGTACGATGAGTTTAGGCCATTTCAAGATGAGTGAAAATGGTGGTATCGCACTCGCACAAATTGCACAATATTATTTAGGTGATTACGGCATCATTTTACTGTCGTTAATCATTATTGTTGCCTGTTTAAAAACTGCAATAGGTTTAATCACAGCCTTTTCAGAAACATTTTCGGAACTATTTCCAAAACAAAATTATTTAATGTTTGCGACAGTCGTTAGTATTATTTCTTGTGTTTTTGCTAACATCGGTTTAACAAAAATCATCGCTTACTCAACACCAGTATTGATGTTCTTGTATCCATTAGCCATTACCATTATTTTACTTACACTATTTAGTTCATTATTTAACCATTCAAAAATCGTCTATCAATTCACAACATATTTCACGATGGTCGCATCATTTGCAGACGGCATCAAAGCAAGTCCTGCACTTATTGCAAATACATCATTCGCACATAGTATCATCTCATTCAGCGAAAAATATCTGCCCTTCTTTACGATGGGTATGGGATGGGTAACACCCGCACTATTAGGATTCATTATCGGCTTCACCGTGTACAAATTTAAAAAGACTCACATTAAAACAGCATAA
- a CDS encoding NAD(P)-dependent alcohol dehydrogenase produces MINAKARAVNSPDSDFYATEITRRDLDKHDILIEIKYAGICHSDIHTAHGEWGPINYPLVPGHEIAGIVKEVGSDVSKYQVDDRVGVGCMVDSCGECEHCQNGEEQYCSKGMVGTYASTDRYGEPTQGGYSTHIVVHEDFVLRIPDNISLDAAAPLLCAGITTYSPLNHWKAYEGKNVAVIGMGGLGHMAVQIAHAMGAEVTVLSRTLNKKEDGLKLGAAHYYATSDDTTFEQLANSFDLIINTVSANLKLDDYLKLLSLDGTIVNVGAPAEPISLHVASLIGRRRSFAGSAIGGIRETQEMLDFCSQHNITPQIELISADQIDEAYERVLSSDVKYRFVIDTSTM; encoded by the coding sequence ATGATAAATGCTAAAGCAAGAGCTGTAAATAGTCCGGATTCTGATTTTTATGCTACAGAAATTACAAGACGAGATCTTGATAAACATGATATTTTGATAGAAATTAAATATGCTGGCATATGTCATTCAGACATACATACTGCACATGGAGAATGGGGTCCAATTAATTACCCGTTAGTACCAGGGCATGAAATTGCTGGTATTGTTAAAGAAGTCGGTTCAGATGTTAGTAAGTATCAAGTAGATGACCGTGTCGGCGTTGGTTGCATGGTGGACTCTTGTGGTGAATGTGAACATTGTCAAAATGGAGAAGAGCAATACTGCTCAAAAGGGATGGTTGGCACATATGCAAGTACAGATAGATATGGTGAACCAACTCAAGGTGGCTACTCAACACATATAGTAGTACATGAAGATTTTGTGCTACGCATTCCTGATAATATTAGTTTAGATGCCGCGGCACCTTTATTATGTGCGGGGATTACGACTTATTCGCCTTTGAATCACTGGAAAGCGTACGAAGGTAAAAATGTAGCTGTTATCGGTATGGGTGGACTTGGCCATATGGCTGTTCAAATTGCGCATGCTATGGGTGCAGAAGTAACAGTATTATCACGCACATTAAATAAAAAAGAAGACGGTTTGAAATTAGGCGCTGCGCATTATTACGCAACGAGTGATGATACAACATTTGAACAACTTGCAAATTCTTTTGATTTAATCATTAATACAGTAAGTGCTAATTTAAAATTAGACGATTATCTTAAGTTATTAAGTTTGGATGGTACAATCGTAAACGTTGGTGCTCCAGCAGAGCCAATATCGTTACATGTTGCCAGTTTAATAGGTCGTCGTAGATCATTTGCAGGTTCAGCAATTGGTGGTATCAGAGAGACTCAAGAAATGTTAGATTTCTGTTCACAACATAATATTACACCACAAATCGAATTAATTTCTGCAGATCAAATTGATGAAGCATATGAGAGAGTATTATCTTCAGACGTTAAGTATCGTTTCGTTATTGATACAAGTACAATGTAA
- a CDS encoding tRNA dihydrouridine synthase produces the protein MKENFWSELPRPFFVLAPMEDVTDIVFRHVVSEAARPDVFFTEFTNTESFCHPEGIHSVRGRLTFSEDEQPMVAHIWGDKPDHFREMSIGLADMGFKGIDLNMGCPVANVAKKGKGSGLILRPETAAEIIQASKAGGLPVSVKTRLGYYEIDEWKDWLKHVFEQDIANLSIHLRTRKEMSKVDAHWELIEAVKALRDEIAPDTLLTINGDIPDRQTGLELAEKYGIDGVMIGRGIFNNPFAFEKEPREHSSKELLDLLRLHLSLFNKYAEDETKQFKSLRRFFKIYVRGIRGASELRHQLMSTETVDEARTLLDDFEAQMDDSVTS, from the coding sequence ATGAAAGAAAATTTTTGGAGTGAGTTACCACGTCCTTTTTTTGTTTTGGCACCTATGGAAGACGTTACAGATATCGTCTTTCGACATGTAGTCAGTGAAGCAGCAAGACCTGATGTATTTTTCACTGAATTTACAAACACTGAAAGCTTTTGTCACCCCGAAGGCATACACAGTGTTCGTGGACGCTTAACTTTTAGTGAAGATGAACAGCCTATGGTCGCTCATATATGGGGAGATAAACCAGATCATTTCCGAGAAATGAGCATCGGTTTAGCAGATATGGGCTTTAAAGGTATTGATTTAAATATGGGCTGTCCTGTAGCCAATGTTGCCAAAAAAGGTAAAGGCTCTGGTCTGATTTTGCGCCCTGAAACTGCGGCTGAAATTATTCAAGCCTCTAAAGCAGGTGGACTACCGGTAAGTGTTAAAACGCGCCTCGGTTATTATGAAATAGACGAGTGGAAAGACTGGTTAAAACACGTCTTCGAACAAGACATTGCCAACTTATCTATCCACCTCCGTACGCGTAAAGAGATGAGTAAGGTAGATGCGCATTGGGAATTAATCGAAGCCGTTAAAGCGTTACGCGACGAGATTGCACCAGATACTTTACTAACGATTAACGGTGATATCCCAGACAGACAAACAGGTCTTGAACTTGCCGAAAAATATGGTATCGATGGTGTAATGATTGGTAGAGGTATTTTTAATAACCCCTTCGCTTTTGAAAAAGAACCACGTGAACATTCAAGTAAAGAACTTTTAGATTTATTGAGATTACATCTTTCTTTGTTCAACAAGTACGCTGAAGATGAAACAAAACAATTCAAAAGTTTACGCAGATTCTTTAAAATTTACGTACGTGGCATTAGAGGTGCAAGCGAACTACGTCATCAATTGATGAGTACAGAAACGGTAGACGAAGCCCGCACATTGCTTGATGACTTTGAAGCCCAAATGGATGACAGTGTAACATCTTAA